The sequence GCAGGTAGTTGGCCACGGTCAGCATGACCGCTGCCGGGCCGAACAGGGCCGCTCCCGCCAGCGCGTAGGCCCCCAAATCCCGAGCCCACGGCCCGAAGGCCCGGGCCACGGCGTCGGCCGCACCGCCCTCGCCCGGGAAAAGGGTCCCCACCCTGGCAAAGATGTAGGCGAAGGCCACGCCGAAGAGCATGGTCGCCCCCCAGGCGGGCAAGGCCCACGGTCCGGCCACATCGATGGCCAGGGGCGGCAGGATGATGATGCCCGAACCAAGCACCGCCCCCGTCATCAGGCAACACAAAGGAACCGTTCCGATTTTCCGTTGGCTCATCAACCCTCTCCTTCTTGATTTGCCCCTCTTATCATGAGAAAAAGCCAAAAATACCAATCCGAATTTCCCGGGCTCCCATTCGGAAAATCGGAACGCTCAAAGAGAGACCGCATGGATATACACAAATTGCAATGCTTCGTGGCCGTGGCCTTTGCCGGAAACCTGACCCGAGCCGCCGAGACGGTCTTTCTCAGCCAGTCGGCCATGAGCGGACAGATCAAGCAGCTCGAGGAGTCGCTGGGGTATCCCCTGTTCGAACGCCAGGCCCGGGGCATGCGCATGACTCCCGAGGGTGAGGCCCTGCTGCCCTACGCCCGGGCGGCCATCAAGGCAATGGAGGACTTCCGCACCCGGGGCGAGGGGCTCAAGAAAACCGCGTCTTCCCGGCTGGTGGTCGGGCTGAACTCGGACCCGGCCTTCCTGCGCATGGCCGAGCTGGCCCGGGTCATGCGCACCATGGCGCCGGGTGTGCAGTTGTCGTTCATCGTCTCCCAGAGCCGCTACACGGCGCCTTCCCTGCGTTCCGGCGAGATGCACGTGGGCTTCCGCTTCGGCATGTGGAACGAAGAAGGAGTGCACGACGAGTACGTGGCCTCGGTGCCGCTGGCCATCGCCGTGCCCTCGGCCCTGGCGGAAGGGCTGGCCCCTGGCGACTGGCGCGCCCTGGCCGCCCTGCCGTGGATCTATACCTTCCGAGGCTGCCCGTTCCACGTGGCCCTGCGCGAACGCATGTCCGCCTATGGGGTGGAGCCCAACCCGGTGGAACAGACCGTAGACGAGGCGATCATGCGCGAGCTGGTTGCCGAGGGCATGGGCGTGGCCGTGCTCCGGGAGGAAGAAGGAAAACGACTGGAAGCGGCTGGGCTGGCCATGCTCTGGCCCGATCGGCTGTCGGTCCCGCTTTGCCTGTCCTTCCCCGAGGCGCAGGGAGCGCGCTCGCCGCTGCGCGAGCTCCGAGAGGCGGTACGCACGGTCTGGGGTGTGGAGCAGCGCATGGTGGCCTGACCCGCAAGCCCTCGCAGCGCATGAAAAAAGCCGACTCACGCTGAGTCGGCTCGCAAAAAGTCCGGCAGGGTGGAGCCTAGACTGTTACGCTGGTCAGTTGCGGACTGGTGTCGCCCGGAACCTGCTGGTAGGCCGCCACGGCCTTGTCCATGGACGCCTTGGCCGGACTGAACTGGTCCTCCAGCTGGGTGGTAAGGTCCTGGAGCTGGGCGGTGTTGTCCAGCTCGGCCTTGAGCTGCGTGAGCAACTGGTTGAGCTGGTCCAGGGTGTCGGAGGAATCCGTGTCCTGCGCGACCTGGGAAAAGATGCGGGCACCGGCTACCTGGGTGGCCGAAGCGCCGTCCGTGGCCTCGGCCACGTGGAAAATCTCGTTCTGCCCGTTGTCGAAGAAGTCGTTCAGGGCGGTATTGATGCCCGAGTTGAACTGGGCGATGGCCGTGTCGCCCGCGTTGGTCCCGAAGTTGCGGTCGATGAACTTGAGGACGTTGAGCAGCCCGTTGCCCAGGGTATCCTCGTTGACGCCGGACGAGGTGGCCTTGATGATCATGCCCGAGGCTGCGGCGGCCGTTTCGTCACCGAACCGATCGCGTACCCAGTCCAGGGTCGAGGCAAGCTGGTCGCGCAGGTCGTCGCTGTCCTTGACCTCGCCGTTCTCATCCGTGACCTCGCCCATGCGGCGGACGATCTCGTTGGCCAGAGTCTCGCCCAGGGTTTGGGGAGCCTCTCCGGTCTGCTTCTTCACCTGGCCCGGAGCGTTGGCCAGAGCCGTAGCCGCCGGAGTCAGCCCGTCCTTGGCCGGATTGACCTGCGCAACCTGTCCGAGCCGCATGCCCGGAGAGTTATCCAGCAACGAGGCCGCGGCCCCAAGGTCTTCGCCCTGGTCCTGCCTGGCCTTGAGCTGCTGCATGAACCCGTAGTTCATATGTGCGCCGGAGATTTGCATACACCTCTTATCGGCGCACCTACACTTTTCTTTATACCCGCTTAACAAATTGTATGGTTAGGTGTTCTTCCTGCGGAACACACCTGAAAGACAGGGGAAAAATCGTAAAGGCGCGGCTATCGCCTACCCAAGATGGCCACCGGAGTCGATGATCGCCTGAATCTGGTCGTTGAGAGTGTCGGCTTCGGAGCCGGTATGGAGGAAGGCTTCTATGGCAGTGGGTTCCATGCCCACCAGGGTAACTTCTATGGAACCGGTGCCGTCGCCGATGAGCAGGTGCAGATCGCCGTCGGAATAGGAAGAGCTTTGGAGCTGCAGGCCGTCGGCCAGAAAGATATGGTCCGTGTTGAGCGATTCGCCGTTCTCCGCAGTGAAGTTTTCCACGGTCAGCTTCTCACCGTCCACCAACGCGTCGCGGTTGAGGATGATGGAGTCGGAACCTTCGCCCAGACGCACATAGTCGTTGCCGGAGCCGGGCAGGATGTAGTTCTGGCCCACGGCTTCGTCCGTGGCGTGGGATTCCTCCAGGCCGGAATAGAGCGGGCGTCCGGCCACAATGAAATCGTCGCCCGAGCCGCCGGAGATGACGGTCAGGAAATTCTGTCCGCCGTACAGGGCGTCGTCCCCTGCTCCGCCGTCGATGACTTCGGCGTAGGAGTAGGTGTCGTCGACGCCGTCCACCACGCTGTGGGCGGCCCCGAAGATGGCATCGTTCCCGTCGGTCCCGGCCAGGAACTCGGCGTGATGGATATCGTCCGACTCCCCGCCCACCGTGAGGGTGTCGAACGTGCGGTAGGCGGTCACGGAATCTATCAGGGTTCCGTAACCGTCGTTGTGGGCCGAGAACTCGGAAAAGGTCAGCGCCGCGTGGTCCTGTGCTGCGGTCAAGGAGAAGCTCAACTCGGTCCAGTCCGTAACCGAACCACCATCCCCTTCCGTGTAGCCCCAGTTGGTGAAATGAAAGCTCCCGGTACCGCCGTCCGCCGTGGTCACGCCCTCGCCCAGGGTGACCAGCCAGGCCCCGTCGCCGAAATCCGCGTCCCAGGTGATGGTGGCCACAAGCTGATCGCCCAGGGTGACCTGAAAATCATTGGTGTCCATGCCGTATTCGTCGACTCCGTCCACGCGCGGGGCGAAGTTGAAGACCACGGTCACGTCCTCGCCCGCCTGGGTGGCGATGGCCTGGGTAAGCGTGTCCACCGTACCGGCCGTGGCGTCGAGCTCCATGAGCCGCTGGTCCTCAAGCGGCTTCTGTTCCATGTCCATGCCCCATGTTTTCATGGAGCCGGCCTCCTCTGCACTCTCGGACAGGGAGGACATGACCATCTTGTTCTGGAACAGCCGGAAATTCGACTCGCTCGAGCTGTCGGCGTCGCCGGTATTATGCCAATGGTCCACGTCGTCGAGGTAGGACCAGCGGTCGCCGGTATAACTCGAGGCCTCGAAACCTGGATTGAGCACGATCTGCACGGACGTGGCTTCCGGATAGAGAATCGCATCACCCTGTCCCGGGAGGGCGTCGACATCACCCGGCCCCGAGGACAGCGGTTCCACACCGGGATCGGAACCGAACAGGGAACTCTGACCACCCAGAGCGTCAAGACCGTTGCCGAGCACACCGGGATCGTCGGAGTAGGCCCCGGCCCCCGAGCCGTCCGGCGTATCTCCGGCTGCAGTATCGAATTCCCTGGCAAAGGCGAACAGGTAGACGTCGCCCGGCACCAGCTGGCCGTCGAGCATCTCGAAGACAGGCAGAGCATTTTCTTCGGCTAGGCCCAGATACCCTTGAAGGATCACGGTCCCGCCGCCATCAATGGAGATGACCAGGTCCTTGTCCGAAGCCGCGAACTCCGCTTCGGACAGATCAAAGCCGAATCGCACCGGAACGCCCGCCTCCAGACGATACGTCGCCGTTTCGCCGGATGCGGGAAGGTTTACCAGGATCTGTTCGGCCATGACCGTGCTCCTCGAAATAGGTTACACTCGGTGCAGCTGCGAATATTCCCTATCCCAATTAGAATGGACGCTATTATTTGTCAATATGCGAATAAACCGTAATTCCCTGTAGTTACTCTGTGTAAAACATGAAACAGGCCAACGGTGACAAGCCATCCCGGGAGTTTCATCAGTGCCCGATACAGCGTAGCCCGCATTGTGGAGAAGCTGTTCGCAATCGTGTGAAGATTCTGTTTTCATTCGGATTTGTCATGCAGAAACAGGGGATGGACCGGTGCCCCTTTACAGGGGCTGTCCGGTCCCGTAGACCGGAAGCATGAAGACCCTCGACATGCGCGACTGGCCCCGTAAAAGCCTGTACGATTATTTCAGGACCCTGCCCTCGCCCCACTTTTCGCTGACCGCCGACGTGGATGTGACCGCCCTCCTGACCAGGGCCAAACCGCGTGGCGTAGCCCCGTTCAACGCCGTGCTCTTCGCGGTCATGCGCGCCGCCAACCGTATCCCTGAATTCCGCCAACGGCTGAACGGCCCGGACGTGGTCGAGTTCGAGACCGTCCACCCTGCGCCCACCGTGCCCATCGAAGGCGACCGCTTCGCTTTCTGCTATTTCGACTACGCCGACAACTGGCCCGAGTTCAATGTGGCCTGTTCCAAAGCCCTTGAAGCGGGCAGGCAACAGACCGAACTCAAGGACGGTTCCAGCAACCGCCTGGATCTTGTGTTCACCACCTGCCTGCCCTGGCTGCACTTCACCTCCATGCACCACCCGGTGCAGGGGCCCGACGACGCCTTCCCCCGCATCGCCTGGGGCAAGTTCACCGAACAGCACGGCCGCTGGACCATGCCCGTCAACCTCCAGGTCCACCATGCCCTGGCCGACGGCCTGCATGCCGGACGCTTCTATCAGTACATGCAGGAGGCTTTGGACGAGTTCGAATAGTGCGCGGGGTGACTTCGTGAATGCCCCTCGCCGGGCGGGCGTCTCCGACGGCTTAAGAACCTTTTGGAAAAGGTTCTTGAGAATCTCCAAAACTTTTTGTGTGCCTTCGGCAGGGGCGTACGGGGGGGATGGTGCCGCTTCAAGTATTTAGCTGCCGCGCATCCTTCGCGAAGCGACACAAGAAGTGTAGGAGAGCCCAGAGAACCCTTTTCAAAGGGTGCTCTGGCGGGTCCAGGGCAGCGCCCTGGTCACCCCTAAGGGGCCGCCGGAAGCCTCCCTTAATCCAACGGTATAGCCTCTCCGTTCTCAAGCGGCTCGATGCCCAGATGGGCAGCCACGGTCTGGCCGACGTCGGCGAAGGTGTCGCGCAGTCCTGCTGATCCAGGCAAAACCGGAGGACCGAACAGGAGCACAGGCACGCATTCACGCGTGTGGTCCGTGCCCTTCCAGGTGGGATCGCAACCGTGATCGGCAGTGACGACGGCCAGGTCGCCCGGGCCGAGTTTGGGAATGAAGGCGGCAATGCGGGCATCGACGTATTCGAGTGCGGCGGCGTAACCGGCCACGTCGCGACGATGGCCCCATTCTGAATCGAACTCCACGAAATTGGCGAAGACCAGAGCCCCGTCCGAGGCGTGCGCGGCTTCGTGCTCCACGAGGTCGAACAGGGTTGCGGAATCCGGACCCTTCACCGCCTTGGTGATGCCTCGATGGGCGAAGATGTCGCTGATCTTGCCGACCGAGACCACTTCGCGTCCGGCTTCCTTGAGCTTGTCCAGCAGCGTCGGCGCGGGCGGTTCCAGGGCGTAGTCGTGGCGGTTGGCGGTTCGGGTGAAATGACCCGGCTCTCCGGTGAACGGACGGGCGATGACCCGGCCTATGTTGTAGCCGTCCAGAAGTTCGCGCACGAGTTCGCAGAGCCGCAGCAGGCGGTCCAGCCCGAAGGTCTGTTCATGGGCCGCAATCTGAAAGACTGAATCGGCCGAGGTGTAGCAGATGGGCTTGCCGGTGCGCATGTGCTCCTCGCCCAACTCCTTGAGGATTTCGGTACCGGAAGCGGCGCGATTGCCGAGGATCCCGGGCAGCTCTCCCTGCTCGACGACAGCCTGGAGCAACGCTTCGGGAAAGCTCGGGTACTCGGGCGGAAAAACACCCCAGTCAAAGGGAACGGGGACCCCGGCCAGCTCCCAGTGGCCGCTGGGCGTGTCCTTGCCACGACTGACCTCTCGGGCAGCCGCAAACCGGCCGCGCAGGACCGGAGATTTGAGATTCGGCGGCACGGTCCCGGTGGCCAATTGTGCGGACAGCCCAAGACCGAGGGAGCTCATGCATGGCAGGTTGAGCGGGCCTGAGCGGACCCCTTCCCGATTCGCCTCACCACGCGCGCAGGCCTCGGCGATGTGGCCCAGGGTGTCGGCCCCGGCGTCGCCGTATTGGTCGGCATCCGGAGCCCAGCCGATGCCGAGCGAGTCGAGAACCAGGATAAAGGCGCGTGGCATCAGCTTGCCCCCCCGCCGTCAGCGGTGATTCGTTCACGGACGACCGGGCGCGGGGCCGGTCGAGTGTCGCCGATGGCCACTGCCGCGCTGATGCGTTCTGCGGCCATGTCAGCCTGCCCCTCGTCGCGGGCGAGGACCGTGCAGAGCGGTTGGTCCGGGCCGACCGCTTCGCCGATGCGGGCAAAGCCGGTCATGCCCACCGCGTGGTCGATGGCCTGATCCGCGCGGGTCCGTCCACCACCCATGGCCACCAGGGCCATGCCCACGGCGCGGCTGTCCATGGCCGTGATGAAGCCGGGCCTGGCCGGATATACGAGCCGCTTTACAGGCGCAAAATCCAGATACTCGCCGGCCCGCTCCAGGAAATCCGCTGGCCCGCCCAGTCCGGCGACCATACACCCGAACCGTTCGGCCGCCGCGCCGCTGGCCAGGGCCGTTTCCATCTTGCGCATGGCGTCCTCCATGTCCCTGGCAGCGCCCGACAGGACAAGCAGTTCGCCGGTGCAGGCCAAAGTGACTTCGGACAGCCTCGGCTCTTGGTGTACGCCGGTCAGAAAATCCACGGCCTCGCGGACTTCCACCGCATTGCCCACGCTGTCGCCCAAAACCTCGTTCATATCCGTGAGCAGGGCCGTGGTCGGCACGCCAGCGCCCGTGGCCACGGTCACGATGGACTCGGCCAAGGCCCGCGCGTCGTCGTAATTCTCCATGAACGCCCCGCTACCGTACTTCACATCCATGACCAGTCCCTGCAATCCGGCGGCAAGCTTCTTGGACAGGATCGAGGCGGTGATCAGGTCTATGGATTCCACCGTGGCCGTTACATCGCGCACCGCGTACAGCCGCCGGTCCGCCGGGGCCAGGTCGGCGGTCTGGCCGATGATGGCGCACCCCGCGTCCCGCACCACTTGGGCAAAGGTCGTAAGATTGGGTGCGGTGTCATACCCCGGAATGGCGTCGAATTTGTCCAGGGTGCCGCCCGTATGCCCCAGGCCGCGCCCGGAGATCATAGGCACGAAGGCCCCGCACGCAGCGGCCAGAGGCCCCAGGATCAGGCTGACCTTGTCGCCCACGCCGCCGGTCGAGTGTTTGTCGGCCACGCCGCGCGCGATGCCGAACGAAGGCCAGTCCAGCACCCTGCCCGAGTCGCGCATGGCCTCGGTCAGCGTAATGCGCTCGCTCAGGGTCATGCCCCGGAAAAAGACCGCCATGGCGAACGCCGCCACCTGCCCCTCACCGGCCCCGCCGTCCGTGATGCCCCGGACCATGGCCCGGATGTCTGGCTCGGACAGTTCCAGGCCGTCCCGTTTTTTACGGATGATCTCCTGCGGTATGAACGTCATTTTAGTGCCTCCCCTTCCCCCGGACCCCCATCCCCTCTCCCTTCCTAAACTTCTTGGTGCCGCTTCGCGGGGTGTTGGGGTGGGGGATTGTCGTTTGCTCGGGTCCTAGTTAGATACCGAGGTGTTCTTTTACGTCGTTGAGCAGGCCGGATGCGCCGAAGCGCAGGGTCTGGGGAGTGGCCCAGCCTTCGCCCATGATCTTGTCAGCCAGATAAAGGTAACCCGCCGCGTCGGCCACGGTCTTGAGGCCGCCGGACGGCTTGAAGCCTATCCTGCGCTTTACCTTGGGGGTCATCTCGCGGATCGCCTCGAGCATGACCGCCGCGGCGTCCAGGGTGGCCCCGCCCGGCACCTTGCCCGTGGACGTCTTGATGAAATCCGCGCCCGCCTCGATGGCGTCCCGGCTGGCCTCGCCGATGATCTTCAGCGACTGCAACTGGCTTGTCTCCAGAATGACCTTGAGCAGGACCGTTTCGCCGCAGACTTCGCGGACCTCCTGCAACAGGGTCAGGGCCTGGGCGCGATGGCCCGCCTTGTATCGCTTGTACGGCAGAACCACATCCACCTCCTGGGCCCCTGCCGCCACCTGCGCCTTGGCCTCGGCCACGGCCTTGGCCGAGTCGGGCATTCCATGGGGGAAGTTGCAGACCGTGGCCACGCGCACCCCGGTACCCTTCAGTTCGTTCAGGGCCAGGGGTACGAATTTGTCGTACACGCAGACCGCCGCCACGTGGCCCCTGGGCGTGACCGCACGCGAGCACAGATCACGGATTTTCTCTTCAGTATCGTCTTCTCCCAGCGAGGTCAGGTCCATGGAGGTCAGCGCGCGCAGGGCGTATACCCCGTCGGCCTGGACCTGTTCGGCTTCGGCCGTCAACATCTTCAAATCTTTCATAGTCACCGTTGGTTGAGGTTTTCCGGCCCGAAGGACTCGGGCAACAGTTCGTTAAGGGTCATGGTCAGCAGGACCTCGCGTTCATTGCAGGCGTGGATCCTGGTTTGCGGCCCGGCGAATTCGCGGATGCGCTGGCGGCAGCCGCCGCACGGAGTGCACGGTCCGTCGGTCGGGCCGACCACCACCATTTCGCGAATGGCCCTGCCCCCGCCGAGCACCATGGCGGCGATGGCCGATTGCTCGGCGCACGACCCCAGCGGATAGGCCGCGTTCTCCACGTTGCAGCCGGTGTACACGTCGCCCTCGTCCGTGACCAGGGCCGCGCCTACCGGGTGATGGGAATATGGGGCATGAGCCCGGTCTCGGGCCGCCGTCGCCATACGAATGAGTTCCGTGATGTCGGGCATCTATCGCTCCTTGACGTAGGGTATGCCGTCCGCCTTGGGGGCCACCACCTTGCCCACGAACCCGGCCAGCAGGATCACGGTCATGACGTAGGGCAACATGATGATAAACTGGACGGGTATCTGGCCCACCAGAGGCAGGGACACGCCCTGCAGCCGCGCCTGGAGCGCGTCGGTGAAGGCGAACAGCAGGCAGGCGGTCACGGTCAGGCCGGGCCGCCATTTGCCGAAGATCATGGCCGCCAGGGCCAGATAGCCTTTTCCCGCCGTCATGTCGCGGATAAAACTCGCGCCCAATGCGGTGGAAAGGGACGCTCCGGCCAGACCGCACAACGCGCCCGCGATGAGCACCGCCCGGTAGCGCAGCCAGGACACCGAGATGCCCGCCGTGTCCACGGCCTCCGGGTTCTCGCCCACGGCTCGGAGCCTAAGCCCGAACCGGGTCTTGTAGAGCACCCAGGAAACGCACGGAATCAGGGCGAAGGTCGCGTAGGTCAGCAGGGTGTGGCCGCTGATCAGCTCGGCGTAGATGGGCCCCAGGATCGGCACGCCGCGCAATGCCTCGGCTCCAGGCAGCGTCAGGGCCATGAACCGCGCGGATTGCGGCAGCGGCGGGGTATCGCCGTTGATGTGAAAGATGGCGTGGCCCAGGGTCGGCGCCAGCCCGGCGACCACGATGTTGATGGCCATGCCCGAGACCACCTGGTTGCCCCGATGGGTGATGCAGGCGAATCCGTGCAGCAGGGCAAGCCCCAGACAGGCGAGGATGGCGCAGACAAGACCGAGCCAGACCGAGCCGGTCAGATAACTGACCGTGGCGGCCACGAACGCGCCGCCGAGCATCTTGCCTTCCAGGCCGATGTCGATGACAGCGGCCCGTTCCGAGCACAACCCGGCCAGGGCGGCCAGGATCAACGGCGTGCTGATGCGCAGGGTGGCGTCGGCCGTGAGCAGCAGTTGCATCCACAAATCGCTCATGCCGTGGCCTCCTTGCGCAGGAAAATACGTTCCAACTGCGGACGGTAGAGATGCTCCAGCGCGCCGGTAAACAGAATGACGAACCCCTGAATGGTCCAGATCATGTCCCGGGTGATGGCGGGCATCTCGAAGGCCAGCTCGGCCCCTCCCTGGAACAGCGCACCCATGAGCAACGAGGCGAGCACAATACCGGCGGGGTGATTGCGGCCCATGAGCGCGATGGCGATGCCCACGAACCCGCACCCGTTGGTGAAGTTGATGATCACCCGGTGCTGCTCGCCCATGAGTTCGTTCACGCCCATGAGCCCGGCCAGTGCGCCGGACAGGAGCATGGAGACCATGATCGCCCTGGCCGGAGAGATGCCGCTGTACACGGCCGCCTCCGGGTTGCGGCCCACGGCGCGGATCTCGAAACCCCAGCGGGTGTGCCAGATGAACAGCCAGACGCCCACGCAGCACAGCAACGCGATGATCAGGGCCAGGTTGGCCGGCGAATGGGCCATCTTGATGCCCAGCGATCCGGCCAGTTCGTGCAGCTTGGGCATCCACGCGGACTGCGGGAACGGCGAGGTCTCGGGCAGCTGGGAGCCGGGCCGTTTGAGCCAGTCCACCAGCAGGAAGGTCATGACCGACGAGCCGATGAAGTTGAACATGATCGTGGTGATGACGATATGCGAGCCGCGTCTGGCCTGAAGATAGGCCGGAATGGCCGCCCAGGCCCCGCCGAACAGGGCCCCGCCGAGCACGGTCAGGGGCAGGACGGCCCAGAACGGCAGGTCGCCGAGATACAGGCAGACCAGCCCGATGCCCAGCCCGCCGAGATACGCCTGGCCCTCGCCGCCGATGTTGAACAGGTAACAGTGGAAGGCCACGGCCACGGCCAGACCGGTGAAAATGAAATTGGTGGCGTAGTACAGGGTGTAGCCGATGGCCTCGCCGTAGCCGAACGCCCCGTAGACCAGATAACCGAACGCCTTGACCGGGTCCTGCCCCATTGCCAGGATGACCAGTCCCGAGACCAGGAAGGCGGTCAGCAGGTTCAGCGCCGGGATCAGCCCCGCGTTGACCCAGCCGGGAAGCTTGCTCTGCGCCATCTATGCCGCCTCTCCGCTGTCCGGTGTCCCGGTGCAGCCCGCCATGAGCAGCCCCAGAGTCCGCTCGCTTGCGTCCCCTGCCGCCATCTCGCCCACGATGCGCCTGTCGAACATGACCACGATGCGGTCCGCCAAAGACAGTATCTCGTCCAGCTCGACCGAGACCAGGAGCACGCCCTTGCCCCGGTCGCGCAGTTCGATGAGGTGTTTGTGGATGAACTCGATGGCCCCGATGTCCACTCCGCGCGTGGGCTGCCCCACCAGCAACAGGTCCGGGTCGCGTTCCATTTCCCGGGCCAGGACGAGCTTCTGCTGATTGCCCCCGGAAAACCCCGTGGCCGGGAGGTCCGGGTCGGGCGGGCGCACGTCGAATTTGTCCATGTATTCGCGGCACAGCCCGCGGACCTTGGTCTGGTCCATGAGCACCCTGCCGTTCACGTCGCGCCCGGAGTGGTAGCCGAGGATCATGTTCTCGGCGGCGGTAAAATCCATGACCATGGCCGTGCGGTGGCGGTCCTCGGCCACATGGCCCACGCCCAGCCGGTGCATGCCCTGCGGGTCGATGCGCTTGCCCTGCCCGGCGATGACCTCGCCCTTGTACGAAATGGTCCCGGAGGACGGCGCGGCCACCCCGGCCAGGACCTCCAGCAGCGCGGACTGGCCGTTGCCCGAGACCCCGGCCACGCCGAGTATCTCGCCCCGCCTGAGGGTCAGGGAAACATCCTTGAGCCGGTGCACACCCGCCTCATCCCTGAAATTCACCTTGTCCAGTTCCAGAAGAGGCTCTCCGGGCGCGGCTTCGGTCTTGTCCACCCGAAGCAGGACCTTGCGCCCGACCATCAACTCGGCCAGTTCTTCCTTGCTCGTCTCGGCGGTCCTGCGGTGGGCGACCATGGTCCCGCGCCGCATGATGGACACGGAGTCTGTGGCGGCCATGATCTCCCGCAGCTTGTGGGTGATCAGAATGACCGTGCGCCCCTGGCCTCGCAGGGTGTCGAGCATGGCGAACAGCCGGTCCGCCTCCTGGGGTGTGAGCACGCCCGTGGGTTCGTCCAGGATCAGGGTCTCGGCTCCCCGGTACAACGCCTTCAGAATCTCCACCCGCTGCTGCAGCCCCACGGGCAGGTCCCCGACAACCGCGTCCGGGTCCACCTCCAGCCCATAGTCGCGGCCGAGCCGCTCAAGCTCCCGGCGGGCGTGGCGCAGAGAGGTCTTTATCAGCCCTCCCTCCTCGGCCCCGAGGATGACGTTTTCGAGCACCGTGAACGGCTCCACGAGCATGAAGTGCTGGTGGACCATACCGATGCCCTGCCCGATGGCCTGGGCCGGACTGGAGATCTTCACGTCCCGGCCGTTGATGCGGATGCGCCCGCTGTCCGCCTGATAAAAGCCGTAGAGCATGCCCATGAGGGTGGACTTGCCCGCCCCGTTCTCGCCCACGATGCCGTGGATGGTCCCCCTGGCTACGGCCATGGACACGTCTCGATTGGCCCGAACCGGCCCGAAGGATTTGTTCAGTCCTATGAGTTCGACCGCCGGAGGGGCCGCGTGGTCGCCGGTGGCATCCATGCTACTGGTCCATGATGTCGAAATAGTTGGTGACCTTGATCCGGCCCGCGATGATGTCCGCCTTGGCCCGATCCACGCGCGCCCGCATCTCCGGGGTGATGAGATCCTTGTTGTACTGGTCCAGCGAGTAGTCCACCCCGCCTTCGGCCAGCCCGAGCAGCCGGACGCCCGGCTTCCAGGTCCCATTCTCGGCATCGCGCAGGGCCTCGAAGACGGCCAGGTCCACGCGTTTGACCATGGAAGTCAGGACGGACCCGGGATGCATATAGTTCTGGTTCGCGTCCGTGCCGATGGAAAACTTGTGCAGGTCGGCGGCAGTCTGGAGCACGCCCAGCCCGGAGCTGCCCGCGGCCTGATAGATCACGTCCGCGCCCCGGTCGAACTGGGAGCGGGCCAGCTCGCCCGCCTTGATCGGGTCGCCCCAGGCCGCCGGGGTGTCGCCGGTCATGTTCTCGAAGACCTGGATGTCCTTGTTCACGTACCGCGCCCCTTCCTTGTAGCCCAGGGCGAACTTGCGGATCAGGGGGATGTCCATGCCGCCCACGAACCCGATCTTGCCGGTTTTGGTCTTCATGCCCGCGATCATG is a genomic window of uncultured Pseudodesulfovibrio sp. containing:
- the deoC gene encoding deoxyribose-phosphate aldolase translates to MKDLKMLTAEAEQVQADGVYALRALTSMDLTSLGEDDTEEKIRDLCSRAVTPRGHVAAVCVYDKFVPLALNELKGTGVRVATVCNFPHGMPDSAKAVAEAKAQVAAGAQEVDVVLPYKRYKAGHRAQALTLLQEVREVCGETVLLKVILETSQLQSLKIIGEASRDAIEAGADFIKTSTGKVPGGATLDAAAVMLEAIREMTPKVKRRIGFKPSGGLKTVADAAGYLYLADKIMGEGWATPQTLRFGASGLLNDVKEHLGI
- a CDS encoding ABC transporter permease, whose translation is MSDLWMQLLLTADATLRISTPLILAALAGLCSERAAVIDIGLEGKMLGGAFVAATVSYLTGSVWLGLVCAILACLGLALLHGFACITHRGNQVVSGMAINIVVAGLAPTLGHAIFHINGDTPPLPQSARFMALTLPGAEALRGVPILGPIYAELISGHTLLTYATFALIPCVSWVLYKTRFGLRLRAVGENPEAVDTAGISVSWLRYRAVLIAGALCGLAGASLSTALGASFIRDMTAGKGYLALAAMIFGKWRPGLTVTACLLFAFTDALQARLQGVSLPLVGQIPVQFIIMLPYVMTVILLAGFVGKVVAPKADGIPYVKER
- a CDS encoding cytidine deaminase, with amino-acid sequence MPDITELIRMATAARDRAHAPYSHHPVGAALVTDEGDVYTGCNVENAAYPLGSCAEQSAIAAMVLGGGRAIREMVVVGPTDGPCTPCGGCRQRIREFAGPQTRIHACNEREVLLTMTLNELLPESFGPENLNQR
- a CDS encoding phosphopentomutase; the protein is MPRAFILVLDSLGIGWAPDADQYGDAGADTLGHIAEACARGEANREGVRSGPLNLPCMSSLGLGLSAQLATGTVPPNLKSPVLRGRFAAAREVSRGKDTPSGHWELAGVPVPFDWGVFPPEYPSFPEALLQAVVEQGELPGILGNRAASGTEILKELGEEHMRTGKPICYTSADSVFQIAAHEQTFGLDRLLRLCELVRELLDGYNIGRVIARPFTGEPGHFTRTANRHDYALEPPAPTLLDKLKEAGREVVSVGKISDIFAHRGITKAVKGPDSATLFDLVEHEAAHASDGALVFANFVEFDSEWGHRRDVAGYAAALEYVDARIAAFIPKLGPGDLAVVTADHGCDPTWKGTDHTRECVPVLLFGPPVLPGSAGLRDTFADVGQTVAAHLGIEPLENGEAIPLD
- a CDS encoding chloramphenicol acetyltransferase — protein: MKTLDMRDWPRKSLYDYFRTLPSPHFSLTADVDVTALLTRAKPRGVAPFNAVLFAVMRAANRIPEFRQRLNGPDVVEFETVHPAPTVPIEGDRFAFCYFDYADNWPEFNVACSKALEAGRQQTELKDGSSNRLDLVFTTCLPWLHFTSMHHPVQGPDDAFPRIAWGKFTEQHGRWTMPVNLQVHHALADGLHAGRFYQYMQEALDEFE
- the deoA gene encoding thymidine phosphorylase encodes the protein MTFIPQEIIRKKRDGLELSEPDIRAMVRGITDGGAGEGQVAAFAMAVFFRGMTLSERITLTEAMRDSGRVLDWPSFGIARGVADKHSTGGVGDKVSLILGPLAAACGAFVPMISGRGLGHTGGTLDKFDAIPGYDTAPNLTTFAQVVRDAGCAIIGQTADLAPADRRLYAVRDVTATVESIDLITASILSKKLAAGLQGLVMDVKYGSGAFMENYDDARALAESIVTVATGAGVPTTALLTDMNEVLGDSVGNAVEVREAVDFLTGVHQEPRLSEVTLACTGELLVLSGAARDMEDAMRKMETALASGAAAERFGCMVAGLGGPADFLERAGEYLDFAPVKRLVYPARPGFITAMDSRAVGMALVAMGGGRTRADQAIDHAVGMTGFARIGEAVGPDQPLCTVLARDEGQADMAAERISAAVAIGDTRPAPRPVVRERITADGGGAS
- a CDS encoding LysR family transcriptional regulator; translation: MDIHKLQCFVAVAFAGNLTRAAETVFLSQSAMSGQIKQLEESLGYPLFERQARGMRMTPEGEALLPYARAAIKAMEDFRTRGEGLKKTASSRLVVGLNSDPAFLRMAELARVMRTMAPGVQLSFIVSQSRYTAPSLRSGEMHVGFRFGMWNEEGVHDEYVASVPLAIAVPSALAEGLAPGDWRALAALPWIYTFRGCPFHVALRERMSAYGVEPNPVEQTVDEAIMRELVAEGMGVAVLREEEGKRLEAAGLAMLWPDRLSVPLCLSFPEAQGARSPLRELREAVRTVWGVEQRMVA